A window of Saccharomyces eubayanus strain FM1318 chromosome XII, whole genome shotgun sequence contains these coding sequences:
- the ATG39 gene encoding Atg39p translates to MTLEDDHWNVVRLRKLRKGKEKEEEEEEEEEASKSEISLDSLHEGPFAXEDDEDFDADVLSNTSSEDSSQMNRVYDMRTPGELKGAAIAAAATAADQTTVPAISESFDTLSGSKIGGTVLPSLEGSRLKDSVTATSMRNDSISRMDDVIDKCEGKTTKLRMWHVIMLTSLVSMTFSYLALEYSLTGDVFAGFKSQQLLRNNERKMLYGNIDFVNKNSYDSTGNSLSQWAPSGKYYVDFDNHIAYPLKDDEIMGWKRYKADLVILWYTTKARMKNGWHKRIDKLNGGRMKLHAVLKKALTSTRKNLMIFHNEQKHHWQKLFTLCRNKYNQFSPRLTKFFRQSFRKTKQFWSRSRLQLRKFRLNPMKSFQVFRFKVRNDTNWSIKHLKQLGMKVKHSKLYKSVSECKKKSYFKCKH, encoded by the coding sequence ATGACGCTGGAAGACGACCATTGGAATGTAGTTAGATTACGTAAATTACGTAAggggaaagaaaaagaagaggaagaggaagaagaagaggaagcaTCGAAATCGGAAATATCCTTGGATAGTTTGCACGAGGGCCCTTTTGCTRAGGAGGACGATGAAGACTTCGATGCCGATGTCTTGTCGAACACTAGCAGTGAAGACTCCTCGCAGATGAATCGTGTTTACGATATGAGAACGCCCGGTGAATTAAAGGGTGCTGCtattgctgctgctgctacAGCTGCCGATCAAACCACAGTTCCTGCTATCTCAGAGTCGTTTGACACCTTGTCTGGCTCAAAGATTGGTGGAACAGTCTTACCAAGTTTGGAAGGTTCGAGATTAAAGGATAGTGTAACTGCGACGTCTATGAGAAATGATTCGATTTCGCGAATGGATGACGTTATAGATAAATGCGAGGGCAAGACAACTAAACTGAGGATGTGGCATGTTATCATGTTGACGTCGCTAGTTTCTATGACTTTTTCGTACTTGGCCCTTGAGTATTCTCTGACTGGTGATGTATTTGCAGGCTTCAAATCGCAACAGTTACTTCGGAATaatgaaaggaaaatgtTATACGGTAACATTGACTTTGTCAATAAAAACTCTTATGATTCAACCGGCAACTCTTTAAGTCAATGGGCTCCCTCAGGGAAGTACTACGTCGATTTCGACAACCATATAGCGTATCCATTAAAGGATGATGAGATAATGGGGTGGAAAAGATACAAGGCTGATCTTGTTATTCTTTGGTATACCACAAAGGCCAGAATGAAAAACGGCTGGCATAAGAGAATCGACAAGTTAAACGGGGGGAGAATGAAGTTACATGCAGTTCTCAAGAAGGCTCTCACGTCCACCcgaaaaaatttgatgatatttcataatgaacaaaaacaCCACTGGCAAAAGCTATTCACATTATGTCGAAATAAGTATAACCAATTTTCTCCACGTCTAACGAAATTCTTCAGGCAGTCTTTTCGAAAAACGAAGCAATTCTGGTCAAGATCCAGATTGCAACTACGCAAGTTTCGCCTCAATCCAATGAAATCATTCCAGGTTTTCCGATTTAAAGTTCGTAACGATACTAACTGGTCTATCAAACACTTGAAACAATTAGGAATGAAGGTCAAGCATTCAAAATTGTATAAGTCAGTATCAGAatgcaagaaaaagagctACTTCAAATGCAAACATTAG